The following coding sequences are from one Cyanobacterium sp. T60_A2020_053 window:
- a CDS encoding DUF3172 domain-containing protein gives MKRRSKSPYAYSEPSPNRGRGYDSRKSSSFLDGINYTLAAICAGIFILGIGVGIALSSGQASNSPNVVSREVIDRAAPNPELCAQFGASAIVSDMRVFITMNPFNVYVTQPNMRPGCVLRRNNWSILEKQNLVTDQDVRQCKNRMNTFGFTGPLEASPKIECIYQNDSAGNLFLNPPGSTAPNETENF, from the coding sequence ATGAAGCGCCGATCAAAATCACCCTATGCCTACTCTGAACCCTCTCCCAATCGCGGTAGAGGTTATGATAGTCGCAAATCATCTTCTTTTTTGGATGGTATTAACTATACCTTAGCCGCCATCTGTGCAGGAATTTTTATTTTGGGAATTGGTGTCGGTATTGCTTTAAGTTCAGGACAAGCCAGTAATAGCCCTAACGTTGTCTCACGGGAAGTAATTGATCGAGCGGCACCCAATCCTGAGTTATGCGCTCAGTTTGGTGCTAGTGCCATCGTTTCTGATATGCGAGTGTTTATTACCATGAACCCTTTTAATGTTTATGTTACTCAACCTAATATGCGCCCCGGTTGTGTGTTGCGCCGTAATAACTGGTCAATTTTAGAAAAACAAAATCTAGTAACGGATCAAGATGTTAGACAATGCAAAAATCGGATGAATACTTTTGGTTTTACAGGACCTTTAGAGGCTTCTCCGAAAATTGAATGTATTTATCAAAATGACTCTGCTGGTAATTTATTTTTAAATCCTCCCGGCTCTACCGCACCTAATGAGACTGAAAACTTTTAA
- a CDS encoding SIMPL domain-containing protein (The SIMPL domain is named for its presence in mouse protein SIMPL (signalling molecule that associates with mouse pelle-like kinase). Bacterial member BP26, from Brucella, was shown to assemble into a channel-like structure, while YggE from E. coli has been associated with resistance to oxidative stress.) translates to MLRNLSPQKFLLSLSCCSVLLATPVLAQEQMLKTITVTGQGIEKIPVSIATVQLAVEIEGKGATEVQQQIAQRTSSLIQLLEQNNQVSRLQTTGITLRPNYTYNNNERRLIGYIGNNSVSFETSIEVVGKILDQSVNSGATRIDNISLTATPQAIDQAQGRALVKASQDAQQQAQTVLNALNLTAKEIVTININGANAPRPMMMQTKEAFGGALADTPVVGGEQDISASVTLQIRY, encoded by the coding sequence ATGTTACGCAATTTATCCCCACAAAAATTTTTACTTTCTTTAAGTTGTTGTAGCGTATTGTTAGCAACTCCTGTATTAGCACAAGAACAGATGTTAAAAACCATTACCGTTACAGGGCAAGGTATCGAAAAAATTCCTGTCAGTATTGCTACCGTACAATTAGCAGTAGAAATAGAAGGGAAGGGCGCTACAGAAGTTCAGCAACAAATCGCCCAGCGCACTTCCTCCCTAATTCAATTATTAGAACAAAATAACCAAGTTAGTCGTTTACAAACCACAGGAATTACATTACGACCCAACTATACCTATAACAACAATGAAAGAAGATTAATCGGTTATATTGGCAATAATTCAGTCAGTTTTGAAACTTCCATAGAAGTGGTGGGCAAAATTCTTGATCAAAGTGTCAATAGTGGTGCCACTCGTATTGATAATATTAGTTTAACCGCTACCCCACAAGCCATTGATCAAGCCCAGGGGAGGGCGCTGGTAAAAGCCAGTCAAGATGCCCAACAACAAGCCCAAACCGTCTTAAATGCTCTTAATTTGACCGCTAAAGAAATTGTTACCATCAATATTAACGGAGCTAACGCTCCTCGACCAATGATGATGCAAACTAAAGAAGCATTCGGTGGCGCCCTTGCCGATACCCCCGTAGTGGGAGGAGAACAAGATATTTCGGCTTCTGTTACATTACAAATTAGATATTAG